One Brassica napus cultivar Da-Ae chromosome C2, Da-Ae, whole genome shotgun sequence DNA window includes the following coding sequences:
- the LOC106423643 gene encoding uncharacterized protein LOC106423643 isoform X1, translating to MNNESVKVSKEEEEYVLMDLDDVSRHIDIPPDAPYTLSGLDTLNPILTIDGKIKLVGEYLETIGTCLAFSDKEVAAAEYQTPRKTVEPVAKIHKILKFRLALDNDDGETRPTTL from the exons ATGAATAATGAATCGGTGAAGGTGAGTAAAGAGGAGGAGGAATATGTGCTGATGGATCTCGACGATGTTTCGAGGCACATTGACATCCCACCAGACGCTCCTTATACTCTATCA GGTTTGGATACTTTGAATCCCATATTGACCATTGATGGGAAAATCAAGCTG GTTGGAGAATACTTGGAGACAATTGGTACATGTCTTGCTTTCTCTGATAAGG AAGTTGCAGCAGCTGAATATCAGACACCACGCAAGACTGTCGAGCCTGTTGCCAAGATCCACAAGATTCTTAAGTTTAGGCTAGCATTAGATAATGACGATGGAGAAACAAGACCAACCACCTTGTAA
- the LOC106423643 gene encoding uncharacterized protein LOC106423643 isoform X2 — MNNESVKVSKEEEEYVLMDLDDVSRHIDIPPDAPYTLSGLDTLNPILTIDGKIKLVGEYLETIGTCLAFSDKVAAAEYQTPRKTVEPVAKIHKILKFRLALDNDDGETRPTTL; from the exons ATGAATAATGAATCGGTGAAGGTGAGTAAAGAGGAGGAGGAATATGTGCTGATGGATCTCGACGATGTTTCGAGGCACATTGACATCCCACCAGACGCTCCTTATACTCTATCA GGTTTGGATACTTTGAATCCCATATTGACCATTGATGGGAAAATCAAGCTG GTTGGAGAATACTTGGAGACAATTGGTACATGTCTTGCTTTCTCTGATAAGG TTGCAGCAGCTGAATATCAGACACCACGCAAGACTGTCGAGCCTGTTGCCAAGATCCACAAGATTCTTAAGTTTAGGCTAGCATTAGATAATGACGATGGAGAAACAAGACCAACCACCTTGTAA
- the LOC106423642 gene encoding LOW QUALITY PROTEIN: tyrosine-protein phosphatase DSP5 (The sequence of the model RefSeq protein was modified relative to this genomic sequence to represent the inferred CDS: substituted 4 bases at 4 genomic stop codons) has product MGLHLLMEDDDDDHNEVLIPPKNFWKVEDGIYRSGFPQLENFSFLSTLNLKSIMXRFSLXFXFSFEHXKQKKESLTLPIVFLVLFSLKHFYLITKHDPPTPMPKDTVLSALRVLVDVRNHPVLIHCKQGKHRTGCLVGCLRKVQNWCLSSVLEEYQKCAGLKWRQRDLRFIEDFDVLGLRQCLYSIIYQYNGYGLKRRKLMYQEENVVQEQHKPQATKG; this is encoded by the exons ATGGGTTTACATTTACTAatggaggatgatgatgatgatcataaCGAGGTTTTGATTCCGCCGAAGAATTTCTGGAAGGTGGAAGATGGAATATACCGATCTGGGTTTCCTCAGCTCGAGAACTTCAGTTTTTTATCAACTCTCAATCTTAAATCCATCATGTAAAGATTCTCTCTTTGATTCTGATTCTCCTTTGAGcattagaaacaaaaaaaagaatctttGACTCTGCCCATCGTTTTCCTTGTTTTATTTTCCTTGAAAcacttttatttaattacaaaacat GATCCTCCAACTCCTATGCCAAAGGATACAGTCTTGAGTGCTCTTAGAGTACTTGTTG ATGTTAGAAATCATCCAGTTCTCATCCACTGTAAGCAAGGAAAG CATAGGACAGGTTGTCTTGTGGGATGCTTGAGGAAAGTGCAGAACTggtgcttatcatctgttcttgaGGAATACCAGAAGTGTGCCGGTTTGAAGTGGAGACAAAGAGATTTAAGGTTCATTGAGGATTTCGATGTGCTTGGATTAAGGCAGTGTCTGTACAGCATAATCTATCAGTACAATGGCTATGGTCTCAAGAGGAGAAAGCTGATGTACCAAGAAGAGAATGTTGTCCAAGAACAGCATAAACCTCAAGCCACCAAAGGGTGA